One genomic segment of Labeo rohita strain BAU-BD-2019 chromosome 14, IGBB_LRoh.1.0, whole genome shotgun sequence includes these proteins:
- the shisa3 gene encoding protein shisa-3 homolog: MVRLLNCLVLGYLTWNLRISDARGEYCHGWLDSSGNYHEGFQCPEDFDTADATVCCGSCSLRYCCAAPDARLDQGTCTNDREVENNTQYAAQPIYVPFLMVGSIFVAFVVVGSLVAVYCCTCLRPKQPTQQPIRFSLRSQGETIPMILTTAPPSLRTPSRQSSTATTSSSSAGGGSSVRRFSLGRGDGLGQCSQQQLLMVSSSTASTPVSVAPTQPLLPPPPPPPYTSQQALQGQHTHAHSQLQLHHQTLQSSGFLLPQQYFFPLPQEPFSTNKGFADFSQS, from the exons ATGGTACGCCTGCTGAATTGCCTAGTCTTGGGGTATTTGACATGGAATCTGCGAATATCTGATGCCCGGGGAGAGTACTGTCACGGCTGGCTAGACAGCAGTGGGAATTACCATGAGGGCTTTCAGTGTCCGGAGGACTTTGATACGGCGGACGCGACGGTGTGCTGCGGGAGCTGCTCGCTGCGCTACTGCTGCGCTGCCCCGGATGCGCGTCTGGATCAGGGAACCTGCACGAACGACAGAGAAGTGGAGAACAACACGCAATATGCTGCCC AGCCCATCTATGTGCCCTTCCTGATGGTGGGCTCCATCTTCGTGGCATTCGTAGTGGTTGGTTCTCTTGTGGCCGTGTACTGCTGCACCTGCCTGCGACCCAAGCAGCCCACACAGCAGCCCATTCGCTTCTCACTGCGCAGTCAGGGTGAAACCATCCCCATGATCCTCACCACAGCTCCTCCCAGCCTGCGCACGCCGTCACGCCAGTCCAGCACGGCCACCACCAGCTCCAGCTCAGCGGGAGGAGGCAGCTCAGTCCGTCGTTTCTCCCTTGGCCGGGGTGACGGGCTGGGACAGTGTTCGCAACAGCAGCTCTTGATGGTCTCATCATCCACGGCCTCCACTCCTGTGTCCGTGGCTCCGACGCAGCCTCTATTGCCTCCGCCTCCTCCCCCACCCTACACCTCCCAGCAGGCCCTGCAGGGCCAGCACACGCACGCTCACAGCCAGTTACAGCTGCACCACCAGACCCTGCAAAGCTCCGGGTTCCTCCTGCCACAACAGTACTTCTTTCCCCTGCCGCAGGAACCGTTCTCCACAAACAAGGGCTTTGCTGACTTCAGCCAGAGCTGA